One Halichondria panicea chromosome 6, odHalPani1.1, whole genome shotgun sequence genomic window carries:
- the LOC135337474 gene encoding uncharacterized protein LOC135337474, translated as MVVWIYPLLLFATGLFLLMGIATGENPMCPDDYLYTQQPPADSVCSPYNRRLLQLDCEIVGEDVIEIRWYFSSSNSQTNATLLMNSTKYTLTPHRNNGNTGVQLTVRDLNVAEDMGSYWCQGVVPDSSLTSSDVFQLFDEDNYFPIACDNILRRSTTTCASIIRISSGTTTQAPPLTTLPQTTPLETTPHPTLPETSPHPTPSQTLLFVTNQETTSTVVSTDFTTHTSPGPVGVSESQFILYVVLGLVGFLGIVCVALGMVIALLCRRRCQDVNANGLDNKDVVAFDHLSNQTDFGLVSIPKISSPPNTPYQPESTQSSLNGTQRRDLSGDYAEIGPALIMNNERLHHLHSSYPQPSNPPPLPHPHPRFMAFHSSIERAVDPYRISEYENPYDLPILLPENTRPANFVARRSQNYDILERGLPPVRVREHSGVFSETSSFSTPPDSPPYHTLESPGIHSALTEISGTLDFPQEHRISRLETIPEHPYHVLEKESVQSASQLSASESTGDSPVVPFTTDSINDLAYDRLIGPPHLYQILENSPSLNRPRIHRFQFSDHPIESRNEHATAHLTPSHSPDLYIRTESLSSDSSMSSASDVFDDPQYVLSPEPPGHSAVGDVVNSGCTHGKPPAFVQSLLLQKDSANRSKYCGDYERDPMYMQRLHANSTSPKLLLASPERVNCIDGISSQDDSGFCTYGIQQEIELKRQSSLPNIPHIYQSLQATTMDPHLPYQRVLKQGSQSSETST; from the exons ATGGTGGTATGGATTTATCCTCTTCTGCTATTTGCAACTGGATTGTTTTTGCTGATGGGAATTGCAACTGGAGAGAACCCAA TGTGCCCGGATGACTACCTGTATACTCAGCAACCCCCTGCAGATTCAGTATGCAGTCCCTATAACAGACGTTTGTTGCAACTGGACTGTGAAATTGTCGGAGAAGATGTGATTGAAATAAGATGGTACTTTTCTTCCTCTAACTCACAAACAAATGCGACACTTCTAATGAACTCTACAaaatacacactcacacctcaTAGAAATAATGGCAATACTGGTGTACAATTGACTGTTCGTGACTTGAATGTAGCTGAAGATATGGGCTCTTACTGGTGCCAAGGAGTTGTACCGGACAGTTCACTCACGTCAAGtgatgtatttcaactgtttgaCGAAGATAATTACTTTCCCATTGCGTGCGACAATATATTGCGTCGTTCTACTACCACTTGTGCTTCAATCATTCGGATATCTAGTGGTACGAccactcaagccccacccctcaccactctaccacagaccacaccccttgAGACTACACCCCACCCTACACTCCCTGAGACTTCACCACACCCTACACCCTCACAAACTCTACTATTCGTCACTAACCAAGAAACCACCTCAACCGTTGTATCGACTGATttcaccacccacacatccccCGGCCCTGTGGGTGTCAGTGAGTCACAATTTATTCTCTATGTTGTTCTGGGGCTTGTCGGATTCCTTGGGATTGTCTGTGTTGCACTGGGTATGGTAATTGCGCTCCTCTGTCGTAGACGATGTCAGGACGTGAATGCAAATG GATTGGACAATAAGGACGTTGTTGCATTCGACCACCTCTCAAACCA GACTGATTTTGGTCTGGTATCCATTCCGAAGATTTCCAGTCCCCCTAACACCCCGTATCAACCGGAGTCGACCCAATCATCCCTCAATGGAACGCAAAGGAGAGATTTATCTGGAGATTATGCCGAAATAGGTCCAGCACTGATAATGAACAATGAAAGACTTCATCATTTACACAGCAGCTATCCTCAACCCAGTAATCCGCCACCGTTGCCCCACCCCCATCCCCGATTCATGGCCTTCCATTCCAGTATCGAAAGGGCAGTAGATCCGTACAGAATCTCAGAATACGAGAATCCGTACGACCTTCCAATTCTACTACCAGAAAACACGAGGCCAGCAAACTTCGTAGCTAGGCGATCACAAAACTATGACATTTTAGAGAGAGGTTTACCACCAGTTCGAGTGAGGGAACACTCCGGGGTGTTCTCTGAAACTAGTAGCTTCTCAACGCCACCTGACAGCCCACCCTATCACACTTTAGAAAGTCCTGGAATTCATTCGGCTTTAACAGAGATTTCTGGAACACTTGATTTCCCTCAAGAGCATCGAATTTCACGTTTGGAAACTATACCAGAACATCCGTATCACGTTCTGGAGAAGGAGAGTGTACAATCTGCATCGCAGTTATCAGCTTCCGAATCTACAGGAGATTCTCCAGTTGTACCATTTACCACAGACTCAATCAATGATCTGGCATACGACAGATTAATTGGACCACCGCACTTGTACCAAATCCTCGAAAATTCACCCTCGCTGAACAGACCACGAATACATCGTTTTCAATTCTCAGACCACCCCATTGAGTCTCGAAATGAACATGCTACTGCACATCTAACACCCAGTCACTCTCCAGATCTTTATATTCGAACGGAATCCCTCTCCTCAGATTCAAGCATGAGCAGTGCCTCAGACGTTTTCGACGATCCTCAGTACGTATTAAGCCCCGAGCCCCCAGGGCATTCAGCTGTAGGGGATGTAGTGAATAGCGGGTGCACTCACGGTAAGCCCCCTGCATTTGTGCAATCTTTACTGCTACAGAAAGACTCGGCAAATCGTTCAAAATATTGTGGAGACTACGAAAGAGATCCTATGTATATGCAGAGGCTACACGCTAACTCAACAAGTCCAAAATTGCTACTAGCATCTCCAGAACGTGTGAATTGCATCGATGGCATCAGTAGTCAAGATGATTCTGGGTTTTGCACTTATGGCATCCAACAAGAAATTGAACTAAAGAGACAATCCTCACTCCCAAATATTCCTCACATCTACCAGTCACTTCAAGCTACGACTATGGACCCACATCTACCGTACCAGAGGGTACTCAAGCAAGGCAGTCAATCAAGTGAAACAAGCACTTAG
- the LOC135337475 gene encoding MPN domain-containing protein-like isoform X1, which produces MAGSGRSRLSMFELIQDGILTPGEKLLTFDYMGHRCEADLLPDGLIQWEGSTYSSPYAWASQCKNLVNPDHKSGIGWGHIRYRGIKLSQYKSVYLKRHRLTSADVQDSFSAPDTPSPTTDKQLVKKRRRRKQDGETSSQQDSVAGGHGLPSNQVVQVGNGGGQSSVGMVVQQPVQTVTPESYIASAPVLSITTSSTPELLQCTPFETLGLQQPFEVRVSSNALMMMDFHAHLNVNEVMGYLGGAYHSDTKCLEALQVFPCRCDINDLEETAKREKEIQEQMLSRGLELVGWYHSHPVSLPNPSHNDILSQRMYQYKMMTSGGEEPCVGVVVGPNHGGKREGEVSLFEMFWVLMVQGDDLRASPMKLSYSTQWEQYLTQEIVDEMYTSGCHTAGEERGNIPPPPGSNSLPLNISRGTCPWVPLASDTLCVPYSPHVSITPCICIYLH; this is translated from the exons ATGGCTGGTAGTGGTCGCAGTCGACTGTCCATGTTCGAACTGATACAAGATGGGATTCTCACACCGGGAGAGAAGCTACTCACTTTTGATTACATG ggtcacAGATGCGAGGCAGACCTTCTCCCCGACGGCCTGATCCAGTGGGAAGGCTCCACCTACTCATCTCCGTATGCCTGGGCCTCACAATGCAAGAACCTCGTCAACCCTGATCATAAATCTGGCATTGGATGGGGACAT ATTCGCTACAGAGGCATCAAGTTGAGCCAGTATAAGAGCGTGTATCTGAAGAGACATCGACTAACTTCTGCTGATGTACAG gacTCATTCTCCGCTCCTGACACACCCTCCCCAACTACGGACAAACAGCTGGTCAAGAAGCGCAGACGAAg gaagcaAGATGGTGAAACAAGCTCCCAACAAG ATTCAGTCGCTGGCGGACATgggttgcctagcaaccaagTTGTACAAGTGGGCAACGGAggaggtcagagttcagtGGGGATGGTGGTCCAGCAACCAGTGCAGACAGTAACACCAGA GTCATACATTGCAAGCGCCCCTGTGTTGTCAATAACAACAAGCTCCACCCCCGAGTTGCTGCAGTGTACACCGTTTGAGACTCTTGGATTACAGCAGCCGTTTGAAGTGAGAGTCTCCTCCAATGCCCTCATGATGATG gactttCATGCTCACCTCAATGTAAACGAGGTGATGGGATATCTGGGTGGAGCCTATCACAGTGACACTAAAT GTCTGGAAGCACTGCAAGTGTTTCCGTGTCGATGTGATATCAACGATTTGGAGGAGACTGCAAAGAGAGAAAAAGAA ATTCAGGAACAGATGTTGAGCCGAGGTCTGGAGTTGGTTGGTTGGTACCACAGTCATCCCGTTTCCCTACCTAATCCCTCCCACAACGATATCCTCTCTCAGCGCATGTACCAGTACAAGATGATGACGTCAGGGGGAGAGGAGCCGTGTGTGGGGGTTGTCGTTG GTCCTAACCACGGTGGtaagagagagggagaggtgTCCTTGTTTGAGATGTTCTGGGTGCTCATGGTCCAGGGGGACGACCTCAGG GCGTCCCCAATGAAACTGAGCTACTCCACCCAGTGGGAGCAATACCTTACTCAGGAGATAGTGGACGAAATG tacacatcagggtgtcatacagcaGGGGAGGAAAGGGGgaatatcccccccccccccggctCAAATTCCCTGCCCCTGAACATTTCCAGGGGAACATGCCCCTGGGTTCCCTTAGCCAGCGACACACTCTGCGTGCCTTATTCCCCCCATGTAAGTATAACACCCTGCATATGCATATACTTACACTGA
- the LOC135337475 gene encoding MPN domain-containing protein-like isoform X2, with translation MAGSGRSRLSMFELIQDGILTPGEKLLTFDYMGHRCEADLLPDGLIQWEGSTYSSPYAWASQCKNLVNPDHKSGIGWGHIRYRGIKLSQYKSVYLKRHRLTSADVQDSFSAPDTPSPTTDKQLVKKRRRRKQDGETSSQQDSVAGGHGLPSNQVVQVGNGGGQSSVGMVVQQPVQTVTPESYIASAPVLSITTSSTPELLQCTPFETLGLQQPFEVRVSSNALMMMDFHAHLNVNEVMGYLGGAYHSDTKCLEALQVFPCRCDINDLEETAKREKEIQEQMLSRGLELVGWYHSHPVSLPNPSHNDILSQRMYQYKMMTSGGEEPCVGVVVGPNHGGKREGEVSLFEMFWVLMVQGDDLRASPMKLSYSTQWEQYLTQEIVDEMNALVAYYNTKQATPEMKAVWKENIFFVNKLKKSLGEVRPRFPGENFGDSFLTYIDQLMMPK, from the exons ATGGCTGGTAGTGGTCGCAGTCGACTGTCCATGTTCGAACTGATACAAGATGGGATTCTCACACCGGGAGAGAAGCTACTCACTTTTGATTACATG ggtcacAGATGCGAGGCAGACCTTCTCCCCGACGGCCTGATCCAGTGGGAAGGCTCCACCTACTCATCTCCGTATGCCTGGGCCTCACAATGCAAGAACCTCGTCAACCCTGATCATAAATCTGGCATTGGATGGGGACAT ATTCGCTACAGAGGCATCAAGTTGAGCCAGTATAAGAGCGTGTATCTGAAGAGACATCGACTAACTTCTGCTGATGTACAG gacTCATTCTCCGCTCCTGACACACCCTCCCCAACTACGGACAAACAGCTGGTCAAGAAGCGCAGACGAAg gaagcaAGATGGTGAAACAAGCTCCCAACAAG ATTCAGTCGCTGGCGGACATgggttgcctagcaaccaagTTGTACAAGTGGGCAACGGAggaggtcagagttcagtGGGGATGGTGGTCCAGCAACCAGTGCAGACAGTAACACCAGA GTCATACATTGCAAGCGCCCCTGTGTTGTCAATAACAACAAGCTCCACCCCCGAGTTGCTGCAGTGTACACCGTTTGAGACTCTTGGATTACAGCAGCCGTTTGAAGTGAGAGTCTCCTCCAATGCCCTCATGATGATG gactttCATGCTCACCTCAATGTAAACGAGGTGATGGGATATCTGGGTGGAGCCTATCACAGTGACACTAAAT GTCTGGAAGCACTGCAAGTGTTTCCGTGTCGATGTGATATCAACGATTTGGAGGAGACTGCAAAGAGAGAAAAAGAA ATTCAGGAACAGATGTTGAGCCGAGGTCTGGAGTTGGTTGGTTGGTACCACAGTCATCCCGTTTCCCTACCTAATCCCTCCCACAACGATATCCTCTCTCAGCGCATGTACCAGTACAAGATGATGACGTCAGGGGGAGAGGAGCCGTGTGTGGGGGTTGTCGTTG GTCCTAACCACGGTGGtaagagagagggagaggtgTCCTTGTTTGAGATGTTCTGGGTGCTCATGGTCCAGGGGGACGACCTCAGG GCGTCCCCAATGAAACTGAGCTACTCCACCCAGTGGGAGCAATACCTTACTCAGGAGATAGTGGACGAAATG AATGCACTGGTGGCCTACTACAACACCAAACAAGCTACTCCCGAAATGAAGGCCGTCTGGAAGGAGAACATATTCTTTGTCAATAAGTTAAAG AAATCGTTGGGGGAAGTGCGGCCACGATTCCCTGGGGAGAACTTTGGTGACTCTTTTCTGACTTATATTGACCAATTAATGATGCCCAAATGA
- the LOC135337476 gene encoding uncharacterized protein LOC135337476 isoform X1, which translates to MAVYMKLYLLLALSALVLFSGTVNSQIINCTDTVPLPASDNSSFAQAESFTETNCSFSSNMTSCYERCLRPAITLTPGMDAYAECTVPENTNQNMFNRAKIAFYPPNSERCVRFQTETGNVWHRYDEHIHFRRNNEKIEVLILNVMPEHHNLSIICLATRMDGTVITVPEDCVDASRAIIYVGVEAAPENVTDTVPTSTIHYNLTDTGPTLIRPTSTYIDYTTMGIAIGGICPPGDNYYYHATIVLAVLEAITITIAIVISSILFFKVLSPQHQNNVKLKGPEGSNPASYHETANELNGDKTKLTI; encoded by the exons ATGGCTGTGTACATGAAATTGTATCTATTGCTAGCACTCAGTGCACTG GTCCTCTTTTCGGGGACGGTAAACTCTCAGATTATAAATTGTACTGACACAGTACCACTACCTGCATCAGACAATTCTAGTTTCGCACAAGCTGAGAGTTTCACCGAGACGAATTGTTCTTTTTCAAGCAATATGACATCAT GTTATGAAAGATGCTTGAGGCCAGCTATCACTCTGACACCTGGTATGGATGCTTACGCAGAGTGTACTGTGCCAGAGAATACAAACCAAAATATGTTTAACAGAGCAAAAATTGCTTTCTACCCACCTAATAGCGAACGGTGTGTCAGATTTCAAACAGAAACTGGTAACGTTTGGCATCGTTACGATGAGCACATTCACTTCCGTAGAAATAACGAAAAAATTGaagtattaattttaaatgTTATGCCGGAGCACCATAATCTGTCGATTATTTGCTTGGCTACAAGAATGGATGGTACTGTTATTACTGTCCCTGAAGACTGTGTGGATGCCTCCAGAGCTATTATATATGTTGGTGTTGAAGCAGCTCCTGAAA ATGTGACAGATACAGTCCCCACAAGCACCATTCATTATA ACCTGACAGATACAGGCCCCACATTAATAAGACCCACAAGCACCTACATTGATTACA CTACGATGGGCATAGCTATAGGAGGGATCTGCCCCCctggagataattattatt ATCATGCTACAATTGTATTGGCTGTTTTGGAAGCAATCACGATCACAATCGCAATTGTAATATCATCGATCCTCTTTTTCAAAGTGCTTAGTCCGCAACATCAGAATAATGTCAAGCTTAAGGGTCCCGAAGGTTCGAACCCTGCAAGTTATCATGAGACTGCAAATGAATTAAACGGGGACAAAACCAAATTAACGATTTAG
- the LOC135337476 gene encoding uncharacterized protein LOC135337476 isoform X2 yields the protein MAVYMKLYLLLALSALVLFSGTVNSQIINCTDTVPLPASDNSSFAQAESFTETNCSFSSNMTSCYERCLRPAITLTPGMDAYAECTVPENTNQNMFNRAKIAFYPPNSERCVRFQTETGNVWHRYDEHIHFRRNNEKIEVLILNVMPEHHNLSIICLATRMDGTVITVPEDCVDASRAIIYVGVEAAPENVTDTVPTSTIHYTTMGIAIGGICPPGDNYYYHATIVLAVLEAITITIAIVISSILFFKVLSPQHQNNVKLKGPEGSNPASYHETANELNGDKTKLTI from the exons ATGGCTGTGTACATGAAATTGTATCTATTGCTAGCACTCAGTGCACTG GTCCTCTTTTCGGGGACGGTAAACTCTCAGATTATAAATTGTACTGACACAGTACCACTACCTGCATCAGACAATTCTAGTTTCGCACAAGCTGAGAGTTTCACCGAGACGAATTGTTCTTTTTCAAGCAATATGACATCAT GTTATGAAAGATGCTTGAGGCCAGCTATCACTCTGACACCTGGTATGGATGCTTACGCAGAGTGTACTGTGCCAGAGAATACAAACCAAAATATGTTTAACAGAGCAAAAATTGCTTTCTACCCACCTAATAGCGAACGGTGTGTCAGATTTCAAACAGAAACTGGTAACGTTTGGCATCGTTACGATGAGCACATTCACTTCCGTAGAAATAACGAAAAAATTGaagtattaattttaaatgTTATGCCGGAGCACCATAATCTGTCGATTATTTGCTTGGCTACAAGAATGGATGGTACTGTTATTACTGTCCCTGAAGACTGTGTGGATGCCTCCAGAGCTATTATATATGTTGGTGTTGAAGCAGCTCCTGAAA ATGTGACAGATACAGTCCCCACAAGCACCATTCATTATA CTACGATGGGCATAGCTATAGGAGGGATCTGCCCCCctggagataattattatt ATCATGCTACAATTGTATTGGCTGTTTTGGAAGCAATCACGATCACAATCGCAATTGTAATATCATCGATCCTCTTTTTCAAAGTGCTTAGTCCGCAACATCAGAATAATGTCAAGCTTAAGGGTCCCGAAGGTTCGAACCCTGCAAGTTATCATGAGACTGCAAATGAATTAAACGGGGACAAAACCAAATTAACGATTTAG